In Dysgonomonadaceae bacterium zrk40, one genomic interval encodes:
- a CDS encoding thiol-disulfide oxidoreductase DCC family protein, with protein sequence MKIILFDGVCNFCNATVNFILKKDKQEIFRFSPQQSEQGRRLLEQHGKADTALKTIVFIDGDEWLEGVEAVISITRQLRGYSWLSILLRIIPRKISNALYAFIARNRYRWFGKRDACRLPEPGEQQRFF encoded by the coding sequence ATGAAAATCATACTGTTTGATGGTGTCTGTAACTTCTGTAACGCCACTGTCAATTTCATCCTGAAAAAGGACAAGCAGGAAATCTTTCGCTTCTCACCACAACAAAGCGAACAGGGCAGGAGGTTGCTGGAGCAACATGGCAAAGCTGACACCGCACTGAAAACGATTGTCTTTATCGATGGGGATGAATGGCTGGAGGGGGTGGAGGCCGTAATCAGCATCACCAGACAACTGAGAGGTTATTCGTGGCTCTCCATACTACTTAGGATCATCCCCCGGAAAATCTCAAACGCGCTTTACGCATTCATTGCCAGGAACAGATACAGATGGTTTGGGAAGCGGGATGCCTGTCGTTTACCGGAACCGGGTGAGCAGCAACGCTTCTTCTAA
- a CDS encoding ribonuclease Z, with protein MTRFDITILGCGSAMPTTLHNPPSQLVELNEKLFMIDCGEGTQLQMRKYKARIGKLHSLFISHLHGDHIFGLPGLISTLSLLGRTDDLHIYAHKEIDFMLKALLTYMGSHISFKIHLHPLNPLEREVIYENKNIRISSFPLKHRVHTNGFLFEEKEAPNHIIREMINYYSIPVKEITAIKEGADFVSGDGTVIPNRILTRPSAPPRRYAYCSDTAYAPEIIPIIEGVDLLYHEATFAESEFNRAVETYHSTARQAAEIAVAAGVKKLVIGHFSSRYNELGTLLNEARVLFPEVDLADEGKILSL; from the coding sequence ATGACAAGGTTCGACATCACCATCCTGGGTTGCGGTTCCGCCATGCCCACCACCCTGCACAACCCTCCGTCACAGCTGGTGGAGTTGAACGAGAAGTTGTTCATGATAGACTGCGGAGAGGGAACACAGCTACAGATGAGGAAGTACAAAGCTCGTATCGGGAAACTACACAGCCTCTTCATCTCTCATCTGCATGGCGACCATATCTTTGGCCTGCCCGGGCTGATATCCACCCTTAGCCTGCTTGGACGCACTGACGACCTCCACATTTACGCCCACAAAGAGATCGATTTTATGCTCAAAGCCCTGTTGACCTACATGGGCAGCCATATCTCTTTCAAGATTCATCTCCATCCACTCAATCCCCTGGAAAGGGAGGTGATTTATGAGAACAAAAATATCCGGATCAGCTCCTTTCCACTGAAACACAGGGTTCACACCAACGGCTTTCTTTTCGAAGAGAAGGAGGCTCCAAACCATATCATCCGGGAGATGATCAACTACTACAGCATACCGGTCAAAGAGATCACTGCCATCAAAGAGGGAGCCGACTTTGTCTCCGGCGACGGAACAGTAATCCCCAATAGGATCCTTACCCGCCCGTCAGCCCCGCCCAGACGGTATGCCTACTGCTCCGACACCGCCTATGCTCCTGAAATCATCCCTATCATTGAGGGGGTAGACCTGCTCTACCATGAAGCCACTTTCGCCGAGAGTGAGTTTAACAGAGCTGTAGAGACCTACCACTCCACCGCCCGACAGGCAGCTGAGATCGCAGTTGCTGCCGGTGTAAAGAAACTGGTGATCGGCCACTTTTCATCACGCTACAATGAGTTGGGGACACTGCTCAATGAAGCCAGGGTACTCTTCCCGGAAGTGGATCTGGCTGATGAAGGAAAAATACTATCTTTGTGA
- a CDS encoding DUF456 domain-containing protein — protein MGDTIGIILAVLLLVVGAIGTVAPVIPGVPLSWGGLLLLKFLPSTQDEISWVAIVLLGILTVGVTLLDNILPVWGTKKMGGNKKVVWGATIGLLVGFFLGPWGIILGPFVGALAGGILSGTKFFHAVKHATGAFLGYITGLVLKLITVGLIAFFFLRILL, from the coding sequence ATGGGAGATACAATCGGAATCATTCTTGCCGTGCTATTGCTGGTGGTAGGTGCCATCGGTACCGTGGCCCCGGTGATTCCCGGGGTGCCGCTCAGCTGGGGCGGCCTCCTGTTGCTGAAGTTCCTCCCCTCCACGCAGGATGAAATTTCCTGGGTGGCAATTGTTTTGCTGGGTATCCTGACGGTGGGGGTCACACTGCTTGACAATATTCTTCCTGTGTGGGGCACCAAAAAGATGGGAGGAAACAAAAAAGTGGTGTGGGGTGCCACCATCGGACTGTTGGTGGGCTTCTTCCTCGGCCCCTGGGGAATCATCCTTGGCCCTTTCGTTGGGGCACTTGCCGGCGGAATCCTTTCCGGGACGAAATTTTTCCATGCTGTGAAACATGCCACCGGTGCCTTCTTGGGTTACATCACGGGACTCGTGCTCAAGCTGATCACCGTGGGATTGATTGCCTTCTTTTTCCTGCGGATATTGCTGTGA
- a CDS encoding aspartate-semialdehyde dehydrogenase, whose translation MNIAIVGTSGAVGQELLRVLEERNFPLDELFLFGSSRSAGTTYSFKGKEIKVKELQHNDDFKGIDIAFVSAGGGTSIAFADTITKHGAIMIDNSSAFRMEEDVPLVVPEVNAEDALNRPRNIIANPNCTTAQLVVALKAINDLSPITKVHVATYQAASGAGAAAMQELEEQQKQLVNGEEPTISKFAYQLAYNLIPQVDLFTDNGYTKEEMKMYNETRKIMHSDIEVSATCVRVPVMRAHSEAIWLETERPVSVVEAREAFEKAEGVVVIDNPANKEYPMPLDLSGKDPVYVGRIRKDLTNDKGLSFWSVSDQIRKGAALNAVQIAEYLIKQ comes from the coding sequence ATGAACATCGCGATTGTAGGAACCAGCGGAGCAGTAGGACAAGAGTTGCTGCGCGTACTGGAAGAGAGGAACTTCCCCCTCGATGAACTTTTTTTGTTCGGCTCATCACGCAGTGCCGGAACCACCTATAGCTTCAAAGGCAAGGAGATTAAGGTGAAAGAGCTGCAGCACAACGACGATTTCAAGGGAATCGATATAGCATTCGTTTCTGCCGGTGGTGGCACATCCATCGCATTCGCCGACACCATCACCAAGCACGGAGCCATCATGATCGACAACTCCAGCGCCTTCCGCATGGAGGAGGATGTACCCCTGGTGGTACCCGAGGTGAATGCAGAAGATGCATTGAACCGTCCCCGCAACATTATCGCCAACCCCAACTGCACCACGGCACAGCTGGTGGTGGCACTGAAGGCGATCAACGATCTATCCCCCATCACAAAGGTGCATGTGGCCACCTACCAGGCAGCTTCGGGTGCCGGAGCCGCAGCGATGCAGGAGCTGGAAGAGCAGCAGAAACAGTTGGTGAACGGCGAGGAACCCACCATCAGCAAGTTTGCCTATCAGCTTGCCTACAACCTGATTCCGCAGGTGGACCTGTTCACCGACAACGGATACACCAAGGAGGAGATGAAGATGTACAACGAGACCCGCAAGATCATGCACTCCGACATTGAGGTGAGTGCCACCTGCGTACGGGTGCCGGTGATGCGTGCTCACTCCGAAGCCATCTGGCTCGAGACAGAACGCCCCGTCTCGGTTGTGGAAGCCCGTGAGGCGTTTGAAAAAGCCGAAGGTGTGGTGGTGATAGACAATCCCGCCAACAAGGAGTACCCTATGCCATTAGACCTCAGCGGCAAGGACCCTGTTTACGTGGGACGTATCCGAAAGGACCTGACCAACGACAAGGGACTCAGCTTCTGGTCGGTATCGGATCAGATCCGCAAGGGTGCCGCACTGAATGCCGTGCAAATTGCGGAGTACCTGATCAAACAATAA
- a CDS encoding T9SS type A sorting domain-containing protein encodes MKQYWLILLLAFACATVFPALAQGNDPARITAQQTDTIRQGRENQESVIEIKVFENRISVENLQKEMILEIFNIMGVKVYSRRIPPGTGEYPVNLPRGYYILKIGKTTKKIAIR; translated from the coding sequence ATGAAACAATACTGGCTCATCTTGCTGTTGGCTTTTGCTTGCGCTACTGTTTTTCCTGCCCTGGCGCAGGGAAACGACCCTGCCAGGATCACGGCACAACAAACTGATACGATCAGACAAGGGAGGGAGAACCAGGAATCGGTAATTGAAATCAAGGTATTTGAAAACAGGATTTCAGTAGAGAATCTCCAAAAAGAGATGATTCTGGAAATTTTCAACATCATGGGAGTGAAGGTTTACAGTCGTCGCATACCACCCGGCACTGGTGAATACCCGGTCAATCTGCCCAGGGGATACTACATCCTGAAAATTGGAAAGACCACGAAAAAGATTGCCATCCGGTAA